The following coding sequences are from one Microscilla marina ATCC 23134 window:
- a CDS encoding DUF6443 domain-containing protein, with product MKYKLINYLIITVCLLLANTQIFGQNTHSGFSVSTSVTSSCGSATGTVTVNVHKTFPGSGFVYLQKSTNGIHWTQINPALGEVIFDIHPTNMSFQYHFSGLTQNTYFRAINGVGVGAYVTNRSLVTVNNVGTPSAGTIQGLGSGKFCSYANVHLTLQNYGYSNVSLNNSVSVVWKAKAIDIPGRYVTIASGASCSFPAGDYTEVFAEVRYTTCNYVSTTPVASIEAYHLSSAGTVSRSVAELCVGASEHFVLTGTANTNDFAIVKWQRSFNSGQTWTDIPHTSTVLSVNPSSLNAGILYSYRLVATHKTYKGCNPVYSAVTNISTRLSPPASINTGAVQSTSNRLCAGSSDQAHLSFSLGSNAAYRVVKWQRSSDNGQSWVDIPVATANLSVVANELNAGTTYLYRVGSEHLQYKGCSLLYSATTSIEVDTTPAVPVANQQVFARFGPGPITVSVGHQAGIASYQWVGYPSVIKGNSLTLDYVAGNKNIEVRGVNTKGCVSPPTLIQVQVMPLPVLNASWQYQNEGSILHTLWVASIYDSYQWFKDGLPIDGATQPSYQTTATGTYRLRIVYKGVSYEVVKVVSGEVATPTHKLNKLQEEVVRVKGITEVNEVAALSVPEGQKLQTIRYLDGLGRPIQAVQVQVSSGKRDVVQGVVYDELSRTTKSLLPYTAQNVSPGNARSNVLNELFLFYQNTPNVAQTTYPYSWQKVENSALNRVLQTFAPGNSWIGAGKGVITDLWTNPDPYQAGTAAIDKIRLFTVNNVAANAEVTKPKDELVLSSPSPSTLHQAGTKIVLSEGFSIADTDPAITFEIKESDQNKPAVAGFYAAGQLSRVRVTDEDGKQTEEFKNKSGQVILKRARVDAHTWAQTYYVYNDFGQLSYVLPPAAVKALDEANWDFAAVDAQLDKLWYRYYYDARGRLISKEVPGAGKVMMVYDKRDRLVLSQDANQRHLGKWSFTKYDQLNRPVMTGMYTSTQTRLALQNALDAQFGSPGYASHEKFDLAGTHGYTNVSFPNTALDVHSVTYYDNYAWKNGQTAYDYSIAGLDARLATEPVNYQVTGQVTATKTAVLDAYGERTGWLTTVSYYDARGRVCKPCRQQQKWS from the coding sequence ATGAAATATAAACTAATAAATTACCTCATCATCACAGTTTGTTTACTACTGGCCAATACGCAGATTTTTGGGCAAAATACCCACAGTGGCTTTAGTGTATCTACTAGCGTTACCTCTTCTTGCGGAAGCGCCACAGGTACAGTGACTGTAAATGTACATAAGACATTTCCGGGCAGTGGATTTGTTTACCTTCAGAAAAGCACCAATGGTATCCATTGGACGCAGATCAACCCTGCTTTAGGAGAAGTTATATTCGACATACACCCTACCAACATGTCGTTTCAGTATCATTTTAGTGGGCTTACCCAAAACACTTATTTTCGGGCTATCAATGGGGTGGGCGTGGGTGCCTATGTGACCAACCGTAGCCTGGTAACGGTCAATAACGTGGGAACTCCATCTGCTGGAACCATCCAAGGCTTGGGAAGCGGCAAGTTTTGCTCGTATGCGAATGTACACCTTACCTTACAAAACTATGGTTATAGCAATGTCAGCCTCAATAACAGTGTAAGTGTTGTTTGGAAAGCCAAAGCCATAGACATTCCAGGTCGCTATGTCACCATAGCCTCCGGAGCAAGTTGTTCGTTTCCGGCGGGTGACTATACCGAAGTATTTGCCGAAGTGAGGTACACCACTTGTAACTATGTGTCTACCACACCAGTGGCTTCTATTGAGGCATATCACCTCTCAAGCGCCGGTACAGTATCACGCTCAGTGGCCGAACTATGTGTGGGAGCGTCTGAGCATTTTGTGCTCACTGGCACAGCAAACACCAATGATTTTGCTATAGTCAAGTGGCAAAGGTCGTTCAATAGCGGACAAACCTGGACAGACATCCCTCATACTTCTACAGTATTGAGTGTAAACCCCTCGAGTTTAAATGCTGGAATTCTTTATAGCTATAGGCTGGTAGCTACCCACAAAACTTATAAGGGATGCAACCCTGTATATAGTGCTGTTACAAATATTAGTACTCGTTTATCGCCTCCTGCTTCTATCAATACAGGCGCTGTACAAAGCACAAGCAATAGGTTATGCGCAGGGTCATCCGATCAGGCACATTTGTCTTTTAGCCTTGGTAGCAATGCTGCTTATCGGGTAGTAAAATGGCAACGATCATCTGATAATGGACAATCCTGGGTCGATATTCCTGTTGCTACGGCAAACTTGTCGGTAGTAGCCAACGAATTGAATGCAGGCACTACTTATTTGTACCGGGTAGGCTCCGAACACCTACAGTACAAGGGGTGTAGCCTGTTGTATAGTGCTACCACCAGCATTGAGGTAGACACCACCCCTGCTGTGCCAGTGGCAAACCAACAGGTGTTTGCCCGTTTTGGACCTGGCCCCATCACTGTGTCAGTAGGTCATCAGGCGGGCATAGCAAGTTATCAGTGGGTGGGGTATCCGTCAGTAATTAAGGGAAATAGCCTGACGCTTGATTATGTGGCAGGAAATAAAAATATAGAAGTAAGAGGGGTAAACACCAAAGGCTGTGTAAGCCCTCCAACCCTTATTCAAGTACAGGTGATGCCTTTGCCTGTATTAAATGCCTCTTGGCAATACCAAAATGAGGGCAGTATTTTGCATACTTTATGGGTGGCATCTATCTATGATTCTTATCAATGGTTCAAAGATGGTTTGCCTATAGATGGAGCCACCCAACCTTCTTATCAAACGACTGCTACGGGAACATACCGACTACGCATTGTGTATAAAGGAGTGAGCTATGAGGTAGTGAAGGTGGTTTCCGGCGAGGTAGCCACTCCCACTCATAAGCTAAATAAGCTGCAGGAAGAAGTGGTAAGAGTGAAAGGTATAACAGAGGTAAATGAGGTAGCTGCCTTGTCGGTACCTGAGGGACAAAAGTTACAAACAATTCGTTACCTGGACGGACTGGGTAGACCTATCCAGGCGGTGCAAGTACAGGTTTCATCTGGTAAACGCGATGTGGTGCAAGGCGTGGTATACGATGAGCTGAGCCGTACTACCAAAAGTTTGTTGCCCTATACTGCTCAAAACGTGTCCCCCGGCAATGCGAGGTCTAATGTATTGAACGAACTGTTTTTGTTCTACCAAAACACCCCCAACGTAGCCCAGACCACCTACCCCTATAGTTGGCAAAAAGTAGAAAACTCTGCGCTCAACCGAGTGTTGCAAACGTTTGCCCCCGGCAATAGCTGGATAGGCGCGGGCAAAGGAGTCATTACCGACTTGTGGACCAACCCTGACCCTTATCAGGCTGGCACAGCTGCTATAGACAAAATACGGCTATTTACAGTAAACAATGTAGCCGCAAACGCGGAGGTAACCAAGCCCAAAGACGAGCTGGTCTTAAGCAGTCCTAGCCCCAGCACCTTGCACCAGGCAGGCACCAAAATAGTACTAAGCGAGGGCTTTAGCATTGCCGATACCGACCCCGCCATTACCTTTGAGATCAAAGAAAGTGACCAAAACAAGCCTGCTGTAGCAGGGTTTTATGCGGCTGGGCAACTCAGCCGGGTAAGGGTGACCGATGAAGATGGCAAGCAAACCGAAGAGTTTAAAAACAAGTCGGGACAAGTCATACTCAAACGCGCCAGGGTAGACGCCCACACCTGGGCACAAACTTATTATGTATACAACGACTTTGGTCAGTTGAGTTATGTATTGCCTCCAGCGGCAGTCAAAGCATTGGATGAGGCCAATTGGGACTTTGCCGCGGTTGATGCTCAGCTGGACAAGCTTTGGTACCGTTATTATTACGATGCCCGGGGGCGACTCATCAGCAAAGAAGTGCCTGGGGCAGGCAAGGTAATGATGGTGTATGACAAACGCGACCGTTTGGTGCTTTCGCAAGATGCCAACCAACGCCACCTGGGCAAGTGGAGTTTTACCAAGTATGACCAGCTCAACCGCCCTGTGATGACGGGCATGTACACCAGCACCCAAACCCGTTTGGCGCTACAAAACGCCCTGGATGCCCAATTTGGCAGCCCTGGATACGCCAGCCACGAAAAATTTGACCTGGCGGGCACCCATGGGTATACCAATGTAAGCTTCCCGAACACCGCCCTGGATGTGCACTCGGTGACTTATTATGACAACTATGCCTGGAAAAACGGCCAGACTGCCTACGACTACTCAATAGCCGGGTTGGATGCCCGCTTGGCGACCGAGCCCGTAAACTACCAGGTAACAGGGCAGGTAACTGCTACCAAAACTGCGGTGCTGGATGCCTACGGCGAACGCACCGGATGGTTGACTACGGTCAGCTATTATGATGCCCGGGGGCGGGTATGCAAACCATGCCGACAACAACAAAAATGGTCGTGA
- a CDS encoding TonB-dependent receptor, which yields MQRILLTFIGILLGASVFAQTGTIRGTVTDAKTGETLIGATVVIKGTTNGAPTDIDGKYTLGELAAGKYTLLVQYVSYQNKEVKDIEVKAGQVTIQDVKLGSDAKVLETVVVTARIEKKAEIALLTMQRKSALVQDGISAQAISRAGDSNAAGAIKRVTGVSVEGGKYVYVRGLGDRYTKTTLNGADIPGLDPNRNSVQMDLFPSNMIDNMVILKTFSPDLPGNFTGGYINITTKDFPDRFTFQVNASLGFNDQATFNSDFLSYNGGSMDYLGFDDGGRQLPVSREDALPGKENFSKDIRPVTKSPFLNQSYSVSVGNQYTVAGRPLGFIAALSYRKNNQYYDNGKIGEFGEKARLGRFSLNSDASVINSLNPEYTVRNNVGTENVLWGAVLNTSYKVTDKSKIGLNLMHNQSGKTETRVQQGKYQDLDPANTFNSIALDFLSRSLSSAQLKGEHAFGEGGNNIKLDWITSFTVSRLNQPDLRFFSYENEPNGSIVVRSNAAPRRFYRDLTQTNWDNKINLTLPFKLGENKGKLKTGVAYVSKNRDFSQTIFAYASNRTDFAADANGGFDFNTYVDVPGTRIQNGSQDRDVYNGKENIFGAYIMADTKLSPKLRMLAGVRFERTDISVISNDVSLVKGLLENNDILPAINLTYSLTENMNLRLAYGRTLARPVFRELAPFDSFDAFGGLIYVGNPNLKRSLIDNVDLRWEMYPTPGEIITVSAFFKNIKNPIATAFSAFTPNQQVTWVNQEDAQLFGAEVELRKKLGFIGLKDFTIGANASFIVSALNIEAQELSQIRANDVNRVTELAQDGTRPLFAQSPFLINANLNYNNINSGWSASLNFNIFGERMAIVSRNGVPDVYEQPRPVLDLTVGKSLGERWKLTLKARNLLNPEYKFLINFKDAQHIVNNYTVGRTFSLGVRYLID from the coding sequence ACGGCAAGTATACACTTGGGGAGTTGGCTGCCGGTAAATATACTTTATTGGTACAGTATGTATCTTACCAGAACAAAGAAGTAAAAGACATTGAAGTAAAAGCCGGACAGGTAACCATACAAGATGTAAAGCTAGGTTCTGATGCCAAAGTGCTGGAAACTGTAGTAGTAACGGCACGCATAGAGAAAAAAGCAGAAATTGCTTTGCTCACAATGCAAAGAAAATCGGCACTGGTACAAGACGGTATTTCGGCGCAGGCGATTTCAAGAGCTGGCGACAGCAACGCTGCGGGTGCCATCAAACGTGTAACTGGGGTATCGGTTGAAGGTGGCAAGTACGTATATGTGCGTGGCTTGGGCGATCGTTACACTAAAACTACTTTGAACGGTGCTGACATTCCAGGGCTTGATCCCAACCGCAACTCGGTACAAATGGACTTGTTTCCGAGCAATATGATTGATAATATGGTGATTTTGAAGACTTTTTCACCTGACCTGCCCGGTAACTTTACGGGTGGTTATATCAACATTACTACCAAAGACTTTCCCGATCGGTTTACGTTTCAGGTAAACGCCAGTTTAGGTTTCAACGATCAGGCAACGTTCAACTCTGACTTCCTTTCTTATAACGGTGGTAGCATGGACTACCTGGGCTTTGATGATGGTGGTCGTCAATTGCCTGTCAGTCGCGAAGATGCATTGCCTGGCAAAGAGAATTTCTCTAAAGATATTAGACCTGTTACCAAGAGCCCTTTCTTAAATCAAAGTTATTCAGTATCGGTGGGTAACCAATACACAGTGGCGGGTCGTCCATTGGGTTTTATAGCAGCCCTTTCTTACCGCAAAAACAACCAGTATTACGACAATGGCAAAATAGGTGAGTTTGGCGAAAAAGCCAGATTAGGTCGTTTTAGCCTCAATAGTGATGCTTCTGTGATCAACTCATTGAACCCTGAATATACCGTAAGAAACAACGTAGGTACTGAAAATGTACTGTGGGGAGCGGTTTTGAACACTTCTTATAAAGTGACCGATAAAAGTAAGATAGGTTTGAACCTGATGCACAACCAAAGTGGTAAAACTGAAACCCGTGTGCAACAAGGTAAGTACCAGGACCTGGACCCTGCCAACACATTTAACAGTATTGCTTTAGACTTCCTAAGTCGCTCATTGTCTTCGGCTCAGCTAAAAGGGGAGCATGCTTTTGGCGAAGGGGGCAATAACATTAAACTAGACTGGATTACTTCTTTTACAGTGTCTCGTTTGAACCAGCCCGACTTGCGTTTCTTTAGCTACGAAAACGAGCCTAATGGCAGTATTGTAGTGCGTTCTAATGCGGCTCCTCGTCGTTTTTACCGCGATTTGACCCAAACCAACTGGGACAATAAGATTAACTTAACGCTTCCTTTCAAGTTGGGAGAAAACAAAGGTAAACTAAAAACCGGAGTAGCCTATGTGAGCAAAAACAGAGACTTTAGCCAAACTATTTTTGCGTATGCATCTAACCGTACTGACTTTGCGGCGGATGCCAATGGTGGGTTTGACTTTAACACCTACGTAGACGTGCCTGGCACGCGTATCCAGAATGGTTCGCAAGACCGTGACGTGTATAATGGCAAAGAAAATATTTTTGGTGCCTACATTATGGCGGATACCAAACTCAGCCCCAAACTCAGAATGTTGGCCGGAGTTCGTTTTGAACGAACAGACATCTCTGTGATTAGCAATGACGTGTCGCTTGTCAAAGGTTTGTTGGAAAACAATGACATATTGCCTGCCATTAACCTTACGTACAGTTTGACCGAAAATATGAACTTGCGCCTGGCTTATGGCCGTACCCTGGCGCGTCCTGTGTTCCGTGAGTTGGCTCCATTTGACAGCTTTGACGCCTTTGGAGGGTTGATATACGTAGGAAACCCCAATCTTAAGCGTTCGTTGATTGATAATGTAGACTTGCGTTGGGAAATGTACCCCACACCAGGAGAGATCATTACAGTAAGTGCTTTTTTCAAGAACATCAAAAACCCAATAGCTACCGCATTTAGTGCGTTTACGCCTAACCAACAAGTAACCTGGGTAAACCAGGAAGATGCGCAGTTGTTTGGTGCCGAGGTTGAATTACGCAAAAAACTTGGATTCATTGGTTTGAAAGACTTCACCATTGGTGCCAATGCTTCGTTTATTGTGTCTGCGCTTAATATTGAAGCCCAGGAGTTGAGCCAGATCAGAGCCAACGATGTAAACAGGGTAACCGAACTGGCCCAAGACGGTACACGTCCTTTGTTTGCACAATCTCCCTTTTTGATCAATGCCAACCTTAACTACAACAATATAAACAGTGGATGGTCTGCCAGTTTAAACTTCAATATTTTTGGAGAGCGTATGGCCATTGTATCTCGCAATGGTGTGCCTGATGTATACGAACAACCTCGTCCAGTGCTTGACCTTACTGTGGGTAAGTCGCTTGGCGAAAGATGGAAGCTTACTTTGAAGGCGCGTAACTTGTTAAACCCTGAGTATAAGTTTCTTATCAACTTTAAAGATGCCCAACATATCGTAAACAACTATACCGTGGGACGTACCTTCTCGTTGGGTGTAAGGTATTTGATTGACTAA